The following coding sequences lie in one Hippopotamus amphibius kiboko isolate mHipAmp2 chromosome 17, mHipAmp2.hap2, whole genome shotgun sequence genomic window:
- the ACBD4 gene encoding acyl-CoA-binding domain-containing protein 4 isoform X2 yields MGTENESPEPDCQKQFQAAVSVIQNLPKNGSYRPSYEEMLRFYSYYKQATMGPCLIPRPGFWDPIGRYKWDAWNSLGKMSREEAMSAYITEMKLVAQKVIDTVPLGEVAEDMFGYFEPLYQVIPDMPRPPETFLRRVTGWKKQALNGDAEATSEPPRLPKEPAPPSPESQPPRDQDSEVFCDSVEQLEPELVWAEQRDALGGELDTGNSPEPPAEEGRLESTLLGPQELDTWLVGTVQALQESMRDVQGRLQSLESMPVPTKQRPPPSARPWPLRLSGPTLLFFLLWPFIVQWFFRQFRTQKR; encoded by the exons ATGGGTACCGAGAATGAAAGTCCTGAACCAGACTGCCAGAAACAGTTCCAGGCCGCAGTCAGCGTCATTCAGAACCTGCCTAAGAACG GCTCTTACCGCCCTTCCTACGAAGAGATGCTGCGATTCTACAGCTACTACAAGCAGGCTACCATGGGGCCCTGCCTGATCCCCCGGCCTGGGTTCTGGGACCCTATTGGACGTTATAAATG GGATGCCTGGAACAGCCTGGGCAAGATGAGCAGGGAAGAGGCCATGTCCGCCTACATCACTGAGATGAAGCTGGTGGCACAGAAG GTGATCGACACAGTGCCCCTGGGCGAGGTGGCAGAGGACATGTTTGGTTACTTCGAGCCCCTGTACCAGGTGATCCCTGACATGCCGAGGCCCCCGGAGACCTTCCTGAGAAGGGTCACAG GTTGGAAAAAGCAGGCGCTGAATGGAGATGCTGAGGCTACCTCAgagcctccccgcctccccaagGAACCAGCACCCCCAAGCCCAG AGTCCCAGCCACCCAGGGACCAGGACTCTGAGGTTTTCTGTGATTCCGTGGAGCAGCTGGAGCCTGAGCTG GTTTGGGCAGAGCAGAGGGACGCCCTGGGTGGAGAGCTGGACACCGGAAACAGCCCCGAGCCTCCTGCAGAGGAAG GGAGATTGGAAAGCACTCTGTTGGGGCCCCAGGAACTGGACACATGGCTGGTGGGGACAGTTCAGGCGCTGCAGGAGAGCATGCGGGATGTCCAGGGGAGACTGCAGAGCCTGGAGAGCATGCCTGTCCCCACCAAGCAG AGGCCCCCACCCAGTGCCAGGCCTTGGCCCCTCAGGCTCTCCGGTCCCACgctgctcttcttcctcctgtgGCCCTTCATCGTCCAGTGGTTCTTCCGACAGTTTCGGACCCAGAAGAGGTGA
- the ACBD4 gene encoding acyl-CoA-binding domain-containing protein 4 isoform X1, producing the protein MGTENESPEPDCQKQFQAAVSVIQNLPKNGSYRPSYEEMLRFYSYYKQATMGPCLIPRPGFWDPIGRYKWDAWNSLGKMSREEAMSAYITEMKLVAQKVIDTVPLGEVAEDMFGYFEPLYQVIPDMPRPPETFLRRVTGWKKQALNGDAEATSEPPRLPKEPAPPSPESQPPRDQDSEVFCDSVEQLEPELVRPTPMTSPSPPHWALAAPTACLGLCDSSHQVWAEQRDALGGELDTGNSPEPPAEEGRLESTLLGPQELDTWLVGTVQALQESMRDVQGRLQSLESMPVPTKQRPPPSARPWPLRLSGPTLLFFLLWPFIVQWFFRQFRTQKR; encoded by the exons ATGGGTACCGAGAATGAAAGTCCTGAACCAGACTGCCAGAAACAGTTCCAGGCCGCAGTCAGCGTCATTCAGAACCTGCCTAAGAACG GCTCTTACCGCCCTTCCTACGAAGAGATGCTGCGATTCTACAGCTACTACAAGCAGGCTACCATGGGGCCCTGCCTGATCCCCCGGCCTGGGTTCTGGGACCCTATTGGACGTTATAAATG GGATGCCTGGAACAGCCTGGGCAAGATGAGCAGGGAAGAGGCCATGTCCGCCTACATCACTGAGATGAAGCTGGTGGCACAGAAG GTGATCGACACAGTGCCCCTGGGCGAGGTGGCAGAGGACATGTTTGGTTACTTCGAGCCCCTGTACCAGGTGATCCCTGACATGCCGAGGCCCCCGGAGACCTTCCTGAGAAGGGTCACAG GTTGGAAAAAGCAGGCGCTGAATGGAGATGCTGAGGCTACCTCAgagcctccccgcctccccaagGAACCAGCACCCCCAAGCCCAG AGTCCCAGCCACCCAGGGACCAGGACTCTGAGGTTTTCTGTGATTCCGTGGAGCAGCTGGAGCCTGAGCTGGTGAGACCCACTCCCAtgacctccccttccccaccccactggGCCCTGGCTGCTCCCACCGCCTGCCTTGGACTTTGTGACTCTTCTCATCAGGTTTGGGCAGAGCAGAGGGACGCCCTGGGTGGAGAGCTGGACACCGGAAACAGCCCCGAGCCTCCTGCAGAGGAAG GGAGATTGGAAAGCACTCTGTTGGGGCCCCAGGAACTGGACACATGGCTGGTGGGGACAGTTCAGGCGCTGCAGGAGAGCATGCGGGATGTCCAGGGGAGACTGCAGAGCCTGGAGAGCATGCCTGTCCCCACCAAGCAG AGGCCCCCACCCAGTGCCAGGCCTTGGCCCCTCAGGCTCTCCGGTCCCACgctgctcttcttcctcctgtgGCCCTTCATCGTCCAGTGGTTCTTCCGACAGTTTCGGACCCAGAAGAGGTGA
- the HEXIM1 gene encoding protein HEXIM1, with protein sequence MAEPLLSEYQHQPQTSNCTGAVAVHEEPNPDRPPGEEEREPEEDSRWQSRASPQSGSCPGQWGEGSLEPQSPLLQTQVCPESSCPEAGEKGQNGDDLSAGGAPQPAAGGEQRPKANKLGASAAGGEEAWGQQQRQLGKKKHRRRPSKKKRHWKPYYTLTWEEKKKFDEKQSLRASRIRAEMFAKGQPVAPYNTTQFLMDDHDQEEPDLKTGLYPKRAAAKSDDTSDEDFMEEAGEEDGGSDGMGGDGSEFLQRDFSETYERYHAESLQNMSKQELIKEYLELEKCLSRMEDENNRLRLESKRLGGDDARVRELELELDRLRAENLQLLTENELHRQQERAPLSKFGD encoded by the coding sequence ATGGCCGAGCCACTCTTGTCAGAGTATCAGCACCAGCCTCAAACTAGCAACTGTACAGGTGCTGTTGCTGTCCATGAAGAGCCGAACCCAGATCGCCCCCCAGGCGAGGAGGAGCGGGAGCCCGAGGAGGACAGTAGGTGGCAATCGAGAGCGTCGCCCCAGTCGGGTAGCTGTCCGGGGCAGTGGGGGGAAGGGAGCCTGGAGCCCCAGTCGCCTCTCCTGCAGACCCAGGTCTGCCCAGAATCCAGCTGTCCGGAAGCGGGTGAGAAGGGCCAGAATGGGGACGACTTGTCCGCTGGCGGAGCTCCCCAGCCGGCGGCAGGAGGGGAACAGAGGCCGAAGGCCAACAAGTTGGGGGCTTCTGCAGCAGGGGGCGAGGAGGCGTGGGGACAGCAGCAGAGACAGCTGGGCAAGAAAAAACATAGGAGACGCCCCTCTAAGAAGAAGCGGCATTGGAAACCGTACTACACGCTGACttgggaggagaagaaaaagttcGATGAGAAACAGAGCCTGCGAGCTTCGAGGATTCGAGCCGAGATGTTCGCCAAGGGCCAGCCGGTCGCTCCCTATAACACCACGCAGTTCCTCATGGATGATCACGACCAGGAGGAGCCGGATCTTAAAACCGGCCTCTATCCTAAACGGGCCGCTGCCAAATCCGACGACACCAGCGATGAGGACTTTATGGAAGAAGCGGGCGAGGAGGATGGGGGCAGCGACGGGATGGGAGGAGACGGCAGCGAGTTTCTGCAGCGGGACTTCTCCGAGACCTACGAGCGGTACCACGCGGAGAGCTTGCAGAACATGAGCAAGCAGGAGCTCATCAAAGAGTACCTGGAGCTGGAGAAGTGCCTCTCGCGCATGGAGGACGAGAATAACCGGCTGCGGCTGGAAAGCAAGCGGCTGGGCGGCGACGACGCGCGTGTgcgggagctggagctggagctggaccGGCTGCGCGCCGAGAACCTCCAGCTGCTGACGGAGAACGAACTCCATCGACAGCAGGAGCGTGCGCCGCTGTCCAAGTTTGGAGACTAG